In one Rubrobacter calidifluminis genomic region, the following are encoded:
- a CDS encoding cyclodeaminase/cyclohydrolase family protein, whose translation MNETEASSKGYAALPLQDFLEMVGSSEPDPGGGAVCAVASSLAAALAEMASRFSEKHLDGSHRLVQRAKELREEALPLAGRDAESYKEVLAAYRLPKEDPQRKQKIREALSRAADVPLQIADISCRTAALASTLSRSGNPNLKGDAVAAVLLAEATAKAAANLAEINLKQAGLNDDPRLKELGNLQEEAKKAREEALSPEVSA comes from the coding sequence GTGAACGAGACCGAAGCATCCTCCAAAGGGTACGCAGCTCTACCTCTGCAGGATTTCCTGGAGATGGTCGGCTCCTCCGAGCCGGACCCGGGAGGTGGGGCGGTCTGCGCGGTGGCATCCTCGCTCGCGGCGGCTCTGGCCGAAATGGCCTCCCGCTTCTCCGAGAAGCACCTGGACGGCTCACACCGCCTCGTCCAACGTGCGAAGGAGCTGCGGGAAGAAGCCCTGCCGCTCGCCGGGAGAGACGCCGAATCCTACAAAGAGGTCCTGGCAGCCTACAGACTGCCGAAAGAAGACCCGCAAAGGAAACAGAAGATCAGAGAAGCACTCTCCAGAGCGGCTGATGTGCCCCTGCAGATAGCAGACATCTCCTGCCGCACCGCCGCCCTGGCCTCGACCCTCTCCCGCTCGGGCAACCCGAACCTGAAAGGGGACGCCGTCGCGGCGGTGCTCCTCGCCGAAGCCACGGCAAAAGCCGCGGCGAACCTCGCAGAGATCAACCTCAAACAAGCCGGTCTCAACGACGATCCCAGGCTGAAGGAACTCGGGAACCTGCAAGAAGAAGCAAAGAAAGCGAGAGAAGAAGCCCTCTCCCCGGAGGTCTCCGCTTGA